The sequence GATTGCATTAAATCAACTATATGATCGCTACCGTGTACCGTTGTTTGTCGTCGAAAATGGACTTGGAGCTGTTGATAAAGTTGAGGCAGATGGATCAGTAAACGATGATTATCGCATCGAATACCTTCATGACCACATCGCGGCAATGGGGGAAGCGATTGAAGACGGCGTTGACCTTATGGGATATACCGCTTGGGGCTGTATCGATTTAGTTAGTGCCTCTACAGGTGAAATGTCCAAACGATATGGTTTTATTTATGTTGACAAAGACGATGAAGGCAATGGAACGTTAGCACGAAGCAGAAAAAAATCTTTCTATTGGTATCAAAAAGTCATCGACACCAACGGGAAAGAGTTATAAAAAAGTTCAGCTCATCAATGAAGGTGAGCTGAACTTTTTTTATAAGCAAACAAAGTATATAAGTACAGTCATAGTAGTAATCAGGCTGAATTGGAAGGTTGGTTCTTATAACATGGTTATGTTAACAAAGGCTGTATTGCAAAATGGTATCAACGCTAACGTAGTCCATATTATGGGGGTTGTTATATTAATTACATCTATTAGGATCGACGAGTTATATCCGGTTTTCATATGTGTGATGTATGGATCAGATGGGATGCCTGGCTATTAGCAGTTGCTGACATATCTGGTTTGCCAGTTATCAAGAATAGTTGATAGGCGCATGAAAATGGTGACGAACTTCAAGTAAGTGGATGTAAAAGGTTTTCAAATGCAAGAAGATGGAGAACTTCAGGAAAAAGAGTGATACATGAGGTCTCCAATGCATGAAGAGCAATGGACTTCATGTGTTGGGTGATGCAAGAGAACGTCCAACGCATGAAGATGAGGTAACTTCAAGCGTAAGGAGAGGTAAGAGAACGCCGAACCCATGAGGATGGGGTAACTTCAAGCGCAAGGAGAGGTAAGAGAACGCCGAACGCATGAAGATGGGGTAACTTCAAGCGCAAGGAGTGGTAAGAGAATGCCCAACGCATGAAGATGGGGTAATTTCATGCGTAAGAAGTAGTAAGAGAACGTCCAACGCATGAAGTTGGTGTATCTTCATGCTAAAGGAATAGAAAGAGTTCATCCAACGCATGTAGAAGAGCACCCTCAAGCGTGCTTGATAAACATCACCAAACATCATCTGTCAGTACATAGAAAAAGCCTGAAGCTAATACGCTTCAAGCCTTCCTTTTTAAAAGGGAAAACAGCACTAAACTTACTAGTGATGAGAGGAGTGATCCTCTTCGGTTTCTTTATCTTGACCGTCTAGAAATGCTTGTTCCTCTTCCGACAATTCACCGACGATGAGTCGTTTTGTCGGCATAATGTCTGATTGTTCCGATTCAGCACGAACCTGCAAATAATAGATGCCATCCTCTGCAAATGTATAATCCATATGGTAAACGCCAGGCTCTTGTAATGCCAGCGCTACTTCTTTTTTAACTTCAGGCTGAAGTGGCATCCAAACCTCTGCAGAAATGCTTTGTACATTTTCAGCAGGAGCGATGTTCTGTTGCAATGTTACATTAATAGGTGTTTCGGTATTAGCTTCTATATTGCTTGGCGAATCGATCGTAATTGTTAATGGCTGCTCCGTATGGTACTGTTTGGCTGCATCGTCGTTAAGCTGATTAGCCGAGCATGCGGAAAGCAGTGCGGTTAGTAACGTAATCATAACTATTTTTTTCATCCTGTACCTTCCTTTACTGTACTTGAAAAATCCGTTTGAGAGTTGGAACTCTGCGTATGACGAGCCAGTCTAGTAAAAATATGACAATAACCGAAATCCCAAGTAACGGAAGTAGTAAGCTGAATATGATTAATAACACAATGAGCACTTTTGATGATAGGACGCTTGGCGCGATTGGTGCACCTAAGTGTTGATCCGGCTTGCGTCTCCACCACATGATAATGCCGCTGACGACAATGGCAATGATACCTAAACAGACTAACGCACCTAAGATCTGATTTGTTAAGCCAAATTCTAATCCCTTATGAATCGTGATTCCTGTTGCTATTAATTTTCCAATAGGTTTGTAGTGTTCATATCGATAGTCTGCTAATATAGCACCGGTATACTGATCAATATGCATCGTTACTTCATCCTGAGCCTTCGGTGGAAATGCTGATATCGTGTAAACGCCAGTTGGGGTGCTTGGATAAAACACTTCATATGTCGGATAAACACCTGTTTCGTTGGCAGTATGGACTACTTCATTAATGCTCACTGGGATAAAACCTTGTTGATCAGTAGATTCTGGTACTGGCATTGATTCAGCGGGCCAGGCAACATCAGCAATATCCTTGGTTAAAACTGTTGATTCAGGTGCACTGCCAGTCCAAATGGAAGGCGGATAGCCAACTCCTAGATTGGTTGCAGTGTTTTGAATTTTTGTACCAAGAAATCCTGACCAGAATAAGCCCGAAAATACGAGAAACAAAATAGCTAGTGATAGCCAAAATCCTGTCACGGCATGCATATCTCTGAAAAAAATGCGTTTGTTTTGATTTAATCTTGGTATAATTGTACCCTTTGCTCGTTTCTTTTTTCTCGGAAACCAAATGAACAAACCGGTCACTAGCAGAATGATAATCCAGCAGGCAGCTAGTTCGACAATGCGATCTCCCCATGTACCAAGCATTAATTCTCCATGGAATTCTTCGACGCGGTCAAAAATCCGATG is a genomic window of Gracilibacillus salinarum containing:
- a CDS encoding FixH family protein, whose amino-acid sequence is MKKIVMITLLTALLSACSANQLNDDAAKQYHTEQPLTITIDSPSNIEANTETPINVTLQQNIAPAENVQSISAEVWMPLQPEVKKEVALALQEPGVYHMDYTFAEDGIYYLQVRAESEQSDIMPTKRLIVGELSEEEQAFLDGQDKETEEDHSSHH
- a CDS encoding PepSY-associated TM helix domain-containing protein, translating into MKNKKSLYKTIWRWHFYAGIFIAPFLFILAVTGGIYLFKPQIEEIMYQDYYQVEVQADKTTPQQQVDNVMAEYPDATVTSYRPGETDDRSAEVGISLDGSSYTIFVDPYTANIVGELNDQHRIFDRVEEFHGELMLGTWGDRIVELAACWIIILLVTGLFIWFPRKKKRAKGTIIPRLNQNKRIFFRDMHAVTGFWLSLAILFLVFSGLFWSGFLGTKIQNTATNLGVGYPPSIWTGSAPESTVLTKDIADVAWPAESMPVPESTDQQGFIPVSINEVVHTANETGVYPTYEVFYPSTPTGVYTISAFPPKAQDEVTMHIDQYTGAILADYRYEHYKPIGKLIATGITIHKGLEFGLTNQILGALVCLGIIAIVVSGIIMWWRRKPDQHLGAPIAPSVLSSKVLIVLLIIFSLLLPLLGISVIVIFLLDWLVIRRVPTLKRIFQVQ